One Ferrimicrobium acidiphilum DSM 19497 DNA window includes the following coding sequences:
- a CDS encoding LysM peptidoglycan-binding domain-containing protein: MSPSDSKAFLQTEGNERIPCLFNPAELLLQLRNNWSGDPMPGGATPTLRYTGSGTGILRLTLFFDTTDTGSAVTTYTSKLVGLLEVDSKLPGTTASTNNARPQWVVFNWGDFHSFKAVVASVDLAFEYFSSTGTPLRARAALVLAQYEEDMAFGPQNPTSGTPRPHRVHRVQPGETLDRIAAAHLGDATSWRVIAQANGIEDPLAVKPGTLLAIPERF, from the coding sequence ATGAGTCCTTCTGACTCGAAGGCTTTTCTCCAGACCGAGGGCAATGAGCGGATACCTTGCCTGTTCAACCCTGCCGAGCTTCTTCTGCAGCTGCGTAACAATTGGAGTGGCGATCCGATGCCTGGTGGAGCGACTCCGACGCTTCGCTACACCGGATCCGGGACTGGTATCCTGCGCTTGACCCTATTTTTCGACACCACAGATACAGGATCTGCAGTGACTACCTACACCTCTAAACTCGTTGGGCTACTTGAGGTCGACTCTAAGCTGCCTGGCACCACTGCGAGTACGAACAATGCAAGGCCGCAGTGGGTCGTCTTCAACTGGGGAGATTTCCACTCATTCAAGGCGGTGGTTGCCTCGGTGGATCTGGCGTTTGAATACTTCTCGTCTACGGGTACGCCGCTAAGAGCCAGGGCAGCGCTAGTCCTCGCACAATATGAAGAGGACATGGCCTTTGGTCCACAGAATCCGACCTCTGGAACTCCCAGACCTCACCGAGTCCACCGAGTCCAACCTGGTGAGACTCTCGACAGAATTGCTGCGGCACATCTAGGAGATGCCACTAGTTGGCGAGTGATTGCACAGGCCAATGGCATCGAGGATCCGCTTGCGGTGAAGCCTGGTACCCTGCTCGCGATTCCGGAGCGTTTCTAG